The proteins below are encoded in one region of Levilactobacillus namurensis:
- a CDS encoding SepM family pheromone-processing serine protease — protein sequence MKRLRQLSRRQWWQILGTALAVVAILAFFLFPLPRYIEGPGEADDLKTFVKMPGHADKRSGKFMITSVALAQARPVSYLYAKFNPYYTIEPVEAVTGGESNATYDKVQNFYMQSAINEAIYTAYHAAKRPVKRQYLGIYVLSVDANSPFKRQLKVGDTVTKVNGHHFDQMIGYQRYIQRQPVGAKATITFKHNQQTKTATAKLMRLPTKKAGIGITLTDNVKVTPKTKVTVDPGNIGGPSGGLMFSLQIYQQLTGENLRQGRKIAGTGTVDSDGNVGEIGGIDKKIIAVKRAGATVFFAPYIKPNKLILKYEENHQTNYQLAKATAKRYAPKMKVVPVTSFKDAVQYLKTHPNK from the coding sequence ATGAAACGATTACGACAGCTCTCGCGGCGGCAGTGGTGGCAGATCTTAGGGACGGCACTGGCCGTTGTCGCGATTTTGGCCTTCTTTCTCTTTCCCTTACCCCGGTACATTGAAGGGCCGGGAGAAGCGGACGATCTTAAGACGTTTGTGAAGATGCCGGGCCATGCGGATAAGCGGTCGGGAAAGTTCATGATTACGTCGGTGGCGTTGGCACAAGCCCGCCCGGTAAGCTATCTCTACGCGAAGTTCAACCCCTATTACACGATTGAACCGGTTGAGGCCGTGACCGGGGGCGAAAGCAACGCGACTTACGATAAGGTCCAGAACTTCTACATGCAAAGTGCCATCAATGAAGCCATTTATACGGCTTACCATGCTGCCAAGCGTCCAGTTAAGCGGCAGTATCTAGGAATCTATGTGCTTAGCGTCGACGCAAATTCGCCATTCAAACGGCAATTAAAGGTAGGGGATACCGTGACCAAGGTCAATGGTCACCACTTTGATCAGATGATTGGTTATCAGCGCTATATTCAGCGGCAACCCGTGGGGGCTAAGGCCACGATTACGTTTAAGCATAATCAACAGACGAAGACGGCGACCGCTAAGCTGATGCGATTGCCCACTAAGAAGGCCGGTATCGGCATCACGCTGACGGATAACGTAAAAGTGACGCCTAAGACCAAGGTGACGGTGGATCCAGGAAACATTGGTGGCCCCTCTGGAGGGTTAATGTTTAGCCTCCAGATCTATCAACAGCTGACCGGTGAGAATTTACGACAGGGTCGTAAAATTGCCGGTACGGGAACGGTCGATAGTGACGGTAACGTGGGTGAAATCGGGGGAATCGACAAAAAGATTATTGCGGTGAAACGAGCCGGTGCAACGGTCTTCTTTGCCCCCTACATCAAACCGAATAAGTTGATTCTAAAGTACGAAGAGAACCACCAAACCAACTATCAGTTGGCTAAGGCCACGGCGAAGCGTTATGCGCCGAAGATGAAGGTGGTCCCGGTGACCTCCTTTAAAGACGCGGTACAGTACTTAAAGACCCATCCGAATAAGTAA
- the coaD gene encoding pantetheine-phosphate adenylyltransferase, which produces MTIAVFPGSFDPLTNGHLDLITRASRLVDQLVVVVGQNTAKTGVFTPEERMAFIQQSVQQLPNVTVRIESGLTVDFMHAMHATVLIRGLRNSTDFEYEQGIAGMNRHLDATIETVCLMADARYQFVSSSLLREVAKFGGDLTGLVPPAVAAALQARLGSGN; this is translated from the coding sequence ATGACGATTGCGGTCTTTCCCGGCAGTTTTGACCCACTGACTAACGGTCACCTGGACTTGATCACGCGCGCGAGTCGGTTGGTCGATCAGTTAGTGGTGGTCGTTGGGCAGAATACGGCGAAAACGGGTGTTTTTACACCGGAAGAACGGATGGCTTTTATTCAACAGAGTGTCCAGCAGTTGCCAAACGTGACGGTCCGGATTGAGTCTGGCCTGACCGTGGATTTCATGCACGCCATGCACGCAACGGTGTTGATTCGGGGGTTGCGGAATAGTACGGACTTTGAGTACGAACAAGGAATCGCGGGAATGAACCGGCATCTCGATGCGACTATCGAGACGGTTTGTTTGATGGCGGATGCCCGCTACCAGTTCGTATCTTCGAGCCTATTACGCGAAGTTGCAAAATTCGGCGGTGATTTGACGGGCCTGGTGCCACCAGCAGTGGCAGCCGCCCTACAAGCGCGCTTAGGAAGTGGCAATTAA
- the rsmD gene encoding 16S rRNA (guanine(966)-N(2))-methyltransferase RsmD yields MRIVAGDFGGRRLKAVPGMATRPTTDKVKEAMFNIIGPYFEGGQSLDLFAGSGGLSIEAVSRGIDRAVLIDRQYAAIKTIKDNVAVTKAPERFTILKRDANRAVQELARQGEQFSLVFFDPPYAQQKIVDQMTQLRELHLLAPGARIVCETDQNAELPDEVSGYEFVERRTYGITVLTIYALGSESA; encoded by the coding sequence ATGAGAATCGTAGCAGGGGACTTTGGTGGTCGCCGGTTAAAGGCTGTCCCGGGGATGGCCACCCGGCCCACCACGGATAAGGTCAAGGAAGCCATGTTTAACATTATCGGCCCGTACTTTGAAGGTGGTCAAAGCCTCGACTTGTTTGCGGGGTCGGGGGGACTCAGCATCGAAGCCGTTTCGCGGGGCATTGATCGTGCGGTCTTGATTGACCGGCAGTACGCGGCCATCAAAACGATCAAGGACAACGTGGCGGTGACCAAGGCTCCTGAACGCTTTACCATTTTAAAGCGGGATGCGAACCGGGCGGTACAGGAGTTGGCCCGGCAAGGCGAACAATTTAGCCTAGTCTTTTTCGACCCGCCGTACGCCCAGCAAAAGATTGTGGATCAGATGACCCAGTTGCGCGAACTGCATTTATTGGCGCCAGGAGCACGGATCGTGTGCGAGACCGATCAGAATGCAGAGCTGCCGGATGAGGTGTCGGGATACGAGTTTGTTGAACGGCGCACTTACGGGATTACCGTTTTGACAATCTATGCGTTAGGAAGTGAGTCAGCATGA
- a CDS encoding FtsW/RodA/SpoVE family cell cycle protein, whose translation MRKLKYLDYWLMVPYLVLSILGIVMVYSASADIGSQNGGSPFGYLVKQTIYVGLGLGILLVTLSLNLHKLRNKTLQRRLLWVALLSLLGLFLVGKTINGAAGWFRIGPVGIQPAEFMKFYLIIFVAYSISKRQDDLAENYGWWSTFMEPIVITACIVGLILAQPDLGGAAINATIAVVMFLASGFNYKRASAYLVGFVLLAVFVVLPVLTWLSQMSFAKNSYKLQRIVAFTHPFANSQDSGQQLVNSYYALSNGGVFGVGLGNSIQKTGYLPEPNTDFIMAILAEELGLVTALFVITLLFIMIIRIVYIGKNCHSAYYGLICYGAATYLTVQSFFNLGGVLGMLPITGVTFPFISYGGSSTLTLALVFGVVLNISARQKGYQPQVAAPTEENE comes from the coding sequence ATGCGAAAACTAAAGTATTTGGATTATTGGTTGATGGTTCCGTATCTGGTATTAAGTATCCTGGGAATCGTCATGGTGTATTCGGCGAGTGCCGATATTGGGTCCCAAAATGGCGGGAGTCCGTTTGGGTATCTGGTGAAGCAGACCATTTATGTCGGGTTAGGCCTAGGCATCTTATTGGTTACCTTATCGTTGAATTTACATAAGTTGCGCAATAAGACGCTGCAGCGTCGGCTATTGTGGGTGGCGTTACTCTCGTTACTGGGATTGTTCCTAGTAGGGAAGACCATCAACGGGGCGGCCGGCTGGTTTCGGATTGGGCCGGTGGGGATTCAACCCGCCGAGTTCATGAAGTTTTACCTGATTATTTTTGTGGCCTATTCTATTTCGAAGCGGCAAGATGATTTGGCGGAAAATTACGGCTGGTGGTCGACGTTTATGGAGCCCATCGTGATTACGGCCTGTATCGTCGGTCTGATCCTGGCGCAACCGGATTTAGGGGGAGCGGCCATTAACGCCACCATTGCGGTGGTGATGTTTCTAGCTAGTGGGTTTAATTATAAACGGGCGAGTGCGTACCTAGTGGGCTTTGTCTTGCTCGCGGTCTTCGTGGTCTTGCCGGTCTTAACGTGGTTGTCTCAGATGAGTTTTGCCAAGAATTCGTATAAGTTACAGCGAATCGTGGCGTTTACGCACCCTTTCGCCAATTCACAAGATTCTGGTCAACAATTAGTGAACTCGTACTATGCACTAAGTAACGGGGGCGTCTTTGGTGTTGGGTTAGGGAATAGTATCCAAAAGACGGGGTACTTACCGGAACCTAATACGGACTTTATCATGGCGATTCTGGCTGAGGAGCTGGGGCTGGTGACCGCGTTGTTCGTGATTACCTTGTTATTTATCATGATTATCCGAATCGTCTATATTGGGAAGAATTGTCACTCGGCCTACTATGGGTTAATCTGTTACGGTGCGGCGACTTACCTGACCGTGCAGTCGTTCTTTAACTTAGGCGGGGTCTTGGGGATGCTGCCCATTACGGGGGTCACGTTCCCGTTCATTAGTTATGGGGGGTCCAGTACGTTAACGCTGGCCCTAGTCTTTGGGGTAGTCTTGAATATTAGTGCCCGCCAGAAGGGGTATCAGCCGCAAGTTGCGGCTCCCACAGAAGAAAACGAGTAA
- the typA gene encoding translational GTPase TypA, with the protein MKTRDDIRNIAIIAHVDHGKTTLVNEMLKQSDTLDEHTSIEDRALDSNAIERERGITILSKNTAVRYGDKQINILDTPGHADFGGEVERIMRMVDGVLLVVDAYEGTMPQTRFVLKKALDQHLTPIVVINKVDRPGARPSEVVDEVLDLFIELGADEDQLDFPVVYASAMNGTSSFDPDLDTQEHTMKPIFDTIVKHIPAPIDNEDEPLQFQVAMLDYNDFVGRVGIGRIFRGKIKVGDSVTVMKLDGSKQNFRVTKLFGYFGLKRLEIKEAKAGDLIAVSGMEEINVGETVVDPAHLEPLPLLRIDEPTLKMTFRTNDSPFAGREGKFVTSRQIEERLKRELHTDVSLRVDDTDNPGAWVVSGRGELHLSILIENMRREGYELQASRPEVIYKTIDNVRCEPFESVQIDTPDEYTGSIIDTLSKRKGEMKNMEAVGNGQTRLTFLAPSRGLIGYATEFLSMTRGYGIMNHTFSKYLPVIKNWNPGRRNGTLVSINSGKVTTYAIMAIQDRGTIFTPAGTEVYEGMIVGENSRENDISVNITRGRNQTNVRAAGSEDIAKVKTPLVMSLEESLEFINEDEYCEITPEHIRLRKQILNTSEREKAAKKLRHGNNK; encoded by the coding sequence TTGAAAACCAGAGATGATATCCGTAACATTGCCATCATTGCCCACGTTGACCACGGGAAGACGACCCTTGTCAACGAAATGTTAAAACAGTCCGATACGTTGGACGAACACACGTCCATTGAGGACCGGGCTTTGGACTCTAACGCCATTGAACGGGAACGTGGAATCACGATCCTGTCGAAGAACACGGCGGTTCGTTACGGAGACAAACAAATCAACATCTTGGATACCCCAGGACACGCCGACTTTGGTGGTGAAGTTGAACGAATCATGCGCATGGTTGACGGTGTGCTGTTGGTTGTCGATGCTTACGAAGGAACGATGCCACAAACGCGGTTCGTTCTGAAGAAGGCCTTGGACCAACACTTAACGCCAATCGTTGTAATCAACAAGGTTGACCGTCCGGGCGCTCGTCCTTCTGAAGTTGTGGACGAAGTATTGGACCTGTTTATCGAATTAGGGGCCGATGAAGACCAACTGGACTTCCCAGTGGTTTATGCCTCTGCCATGAACGGGACGTCTAGCTTCGATCCTGACTTGGATACCCAAGAACACACCATGAAGCCAATCTTTGACACCATCGTTAAGCACATTCCAGCGCCAATCGACAACGAAGACGAACCTTTACAGTTCCAAGTTGCCATGCTGGATTACAACGACTTCGTTGGCCGGGTTGGTATCGGTCGGATTTTCCGAGGGAAGATCAAGGTCGGTGACAGCGTTACGGTTATGAAGTTGGATGGCTCGAAGCAAAACTTCCGGGTAACTAAGTTATTCGGGTACTTTGGTCTGAAGCGCTTGGAAATCAAGGAAGCTAAGGCCGGAGACTTGATTGCCGTTTCCGGGATGGAAGAAATCAACGTTGGGGAAACTGTTGTGGACCCAGCACACTTAGAGCCACTTCCATTACTGCGGATTGACGAACCAACCTTGAAGATGACTTTCCGGACTAACGACTCACCATTTGCTGGTCGTGAAGGGAAGTTTGTGACGTCTCGTCAAATCGAAGAACGGTTGAAGCGGGAGTTACACACTGACGTCTCATTGCGGGTCGACGACACGGATAACCCAGGTGCTTGGGTAGTCTCTGGTCGTGGGGAACTGCACTTGTCCATCTTGATTGAAAACATGCGGCGTGAAGGCTACGAATTACAAGCTTCCCGTCCAGAAGTTATCTACAAGACGATTGATAACGTGCGTTGCGAACCATTCGAATCCGTTCAGATCGATACGCCTGACGAATACACCGGTTCTATCATTGACACGCTTTCCAAGCGGAAGGGTGAAATGAAGAACATGGAAGCCGTTGGGAACGGTCAAACGCGGTTAACGTTCTTGGCACCTTCACGGGGCTTGATTGGGTACGCAACCGAATTCCTGTCCATGACGCGTGGCTACGGAATCATGAACCATACCTTCAGCAAGTACCTGCCAGTTATCAAGAACTGGAACCCTGGTCGTCGGAACGGGACGCTGGTTTCCATCAACTCTGGTAAGGTAACCACTTACGCCATCATGGCAATCCAAGACCGGGGGACGATCTTTACGCCTGCCGGAACGGAAGTTTACGAAGGGATGATCGTCGGTGAAAACAGCCGGGAAAACGACATCTCCGTGAACATCACGCGTGGCCGGAACCAAACTAACGTCCGGGCCGCCGGTTCTGAAGATATTGCGAAGGTTAAGACGCCATTAGTGATGTCTCTGGAAGAATCACTGGAATTCATCAACGAAGATGAATACTGTGAAATTACCCCAGAACACATTCGTCTGCGGAAGCAAATCCTGAACACGAGTGAACGGGAAAAGGCTGCCAAGAAGTTACGTCACGGGAATAACAAGTAA
- a CDS encoding inositol monophosphatase family protein encodes MTETNWQQLQTDVVALLKEARRQVLAKMHQTLTVDEKTSRKDLVTNVDKGNEQFLIGGIRQLDPQAQILGEEGFGDQLTSMAGRVWIVDPIDGTMNFVKQRDNFAMMIGIYQDGVGQLGFIYDVMNDVVYAGGPVVGGVWANDQPLLAPANLALADGLIGMSAPLVIHDVAHTQAIVHASAGMRIYGSAGIEMISIMRGKTLGYISHLKPWDFAAGQVLLNTLGIRTSTIDGQPLNMLSSNLVLVATEQAQRDILRIEEDDVSL; translated from the coding sequence ATGACAGAAACCAATTGGCAACAGTTACAGACCGATGTTGTTGCCTTACTCAAAGAAGCGCGGCGACAGGTTCTAGCCAAGATGCACCAGACCTTAACCGTGGATGAAAAGACTAGCCGCAAGGATCTAGTAACTAACGTGGATAAGGGGAACGAGCAGTTTCTGATTGGTGGGATTCGGCAATTGGACCCCCAAGCACAGATTCTGGGAGAAGAAGGCTTTGGTGATCAGCTGACCAGCATGGCTGGCCGCGTCTGGATCGTGGACCCCATTGATGGGACCATGAATTTTGTGAAACAGCGGGATAACTTTGCCATGATGATTGGGATTTACCAAGATGGTGTGGGCCAGTTGGGCTTTATTTATGATGTCATGAACGATGTCGTTTACGCCGGCGGTCCCGTTGTCGGCGGCGTTTGGGCGAATGATCAGCCGCTACTGGCGCCCGCCAATCTGGCTTTAGCGGATGGCTTGATTGGGATGAGTGCACCGTTAGTTATTCATGACGTGGCACACACGCAGGCTATCGTCCACGCCAGCGCAGGGATGCGAATCTACGGGAGCGCTGGGATTGAAATGATCAGTATTATGCGGGGGAAAACTTTAGGGTACATTTCACATTTGAAGCCGTGGGACTTTGCGGCCGGTCAAGTCTTATTGAATACATTAGGGATTCGGACCTCAACTATTGACGGACAGCCGCTCAATATGCTATCATCTAACCTTGTATTAGTAGCGACGGAACAAGCGCAACGTGATATTCTCCGAATTGAAGAAGATGACGTCTCACTGTGA
- a CDS encoding UPF0223 family protein: protein MATTSNYAYPLQPDWSTDDILIVTRLYQAVEAAYEQPQGIAAQELLTAYRAFQTVVPQKFEEKQLGRAFEEVSGYSIYRTVKQARTATGSVKMKGTR, encoded by the coding sequence ATGGCGACAACATCAAATTATGCGTATCCGTTACAACCAGACTGGTCGACCGACGATATTCTAATCGTTACGCGACTTTATCAGGCGGTCGAAGCGGCCTACGAACAGCCTCAAGGGATTGCAGCCCAGGAGCTGTTGACCGCGTACCGGGCGTTTCAGACGGTGGTTCCCCAGAAGTTTGAGGAAAAGCAATTGGGGCGTGCCTTTGAAGAGGTGTCTGGGTACAGTATTTACCGTACCGTGAAGCAGGCGCGGACGGCAACGGGATCAGTAAAAATGAAAGGAACGCGTTAA
- a CDS encoding lactate dehydrogenase: MAPTMMIQGASDQVRQLLQQLLTADLPVTCVVVPERAEEAPTYQPLVVASALCSRLTVRLGTAADYGQAQWLVLLDQPHAERPLTEQLAVLRRLTSRVLENGFQGQFVFAGDQDQVFTYFAWKFSGIARERVWGLGTAPLGQLLTARLAERLAVSPDSVRTTVIGQASEPIVAWSRTYVGPIPILMYLANADGQVSADDLSQMETWLQREATGSLTTLRLVSLISLLRRLLAYQAPIISVTHPQAVKPVLAASSPVLVTPQGLRGLTDLSLAEGEQQAYQQQLARIQDTIAALTAAQTEGK, from the coding sequence ATGGCCCCAACCATGATGATTCAAGGGGCATCGGACCAGGTCCGACAGCTCTTACAGCAGTTGTTGACAGCCGACTTACCCGTGACCTGTGTGGTGGTCCCAGAACGCGCGGAGGAAGCGCCAACTTATCAGCCGCTGGTGGTGGCTAGTGCGTTGTGTTCCCGACTAACGGTGCGCTTAGGGACAGCTGCGGATTATGGTCAGGCCCAGTGGTTGGTCTTGCTGGATCAACCCCACGCGGAGCGCCCGTTGACTGAACAATTAGCGGTATTACGGCGACTGACGAGTCGCGTCTTGGAAAATGGATTTCAGGGGCAGTTCGTCTTCGCAGGGGACCAGGATCAGGTGTTCACCTACTTTGCCTGGAAGTTTTCGGGAATTGCCCGGGAACGCGTCTGGGGGTTAGGAACGGCGCCGTTAGGACAACTCTTAACGGCGCGGCTAGCGGAGCGCTTGGCGGTGAGCCCCGATTCAGTCCGGACAACCGTGATCGGTCAAGCTAGCGAGCCCATCGTGGCGTGGAGCCGGACCTACGTGGGTCCCATCCCCATCTTGATGTATTTAGCCAATGCGGATGGACAGGTCAGTGCCGACGATTTAAGTCAGATGGAGACCTGGTTGCAGCGCGAGGCTACGGGTTCACTGACCACCTTGCGTTTGGTAAGTCTGATCAGTCTGTTACGGCGTCTTTTGGCGTACCAGGCCCCCATTATCTCGGTGACTCACCCGCAGGCCGTTAAGCCGGTTTTAGCGGCCTCGAGTCCGGTCTTAGTCACGCCGCAGGGGTTACGCGGGCTGACCGACTTGAGTTTGGCCGAAGGAGAGCAACAGGCTTATCAGCAGCAACTTGCTCGGATTCAAGACACCATTGCGGCGTTGACGGCCGCACAGACGGAGGGAAAATAA
- the lpdA gene encoding dihydrolipoyl dehydrogenase, which produces MADVEKKDTVIIGAGPGGYVAAIRASELGQKVTLVEKSDTLGGVCLNVGCVPSKALIQAGHRLEQAKDGSTYGISTDNATIDFKKTQEWKQKKVVNRMTSGVKMLMKKHHVDVVNGEAVFLSDTQLRVIPTGEKQFMSVDTGATYEYNNIIIASGSHPIEIPGFKFEGRVVDSTGGLNLPEIPKEFVVIGGGYVGTELAGAYASLGAHVTIIEGTKSILAGFDKDLVSVVLKKLKKKGVDVITNAMAKGSKQDDNGVEVTYAVDGKESTVKADYCMVTVGRKPNTDNLGLEYTGVKMNDHGQIEVDNQGRTASEHIWAIGDCVPGPALAHKAFAEAKTAAGAIAGKKTANDWVGVPAVCFSDPEITTVGYSKSQATDKGIKVKTAQFPFAGNARAVSLDAPDGFVRFVYTDDDNKNIVGAQAVGPEVSTMAGELSIIVNDGLNVEDVALTIHPHPTLNEPIQETADIALGFPTHI; this is translated from the coding sequence ATGGCAGATGTTGAAAAGAAGGACACCGTCATCATCGGTGCCGGACCCGGCGGTTACGTTGCCGCCATTCGGGCTTCCGAATTAGGCCAAAAGGTCACTTTGGTTGAAAAGTCCGATACTCTGGGTGGTGTCTGCTTGAACGTCGGTTGTGTCCCTTCAAAGGCCTTGATTCAAGCGGGACACCGTTTGGAACAAGCCAAAGATGGTTCAACTTACGGTATCTCAACGGATAACGCAACGATTGACTTCAAGAAGACTCAGGAATGGAAGCAAAAGAAGGTCGTTAATCGGATGACCAGCGGCGTTAAGATGCTGATGAAGAAGCACCACGTTGATGTGGTCAACGGGGAAGCGGTCTTCTTGAGCGACACCCAATTACGGGTGATTCCAACCGGTGAAAAGCAGTTCATGTCCGTGGATACTGGTGCGACTTACGAATACAATAACATCATTATTGCATCCGGTTCACACCCAATCGAAATCCCTGGCTTCAAGTTTGAAGGTCGGGTCGTCGATTCTACCGGTGGCTTGAATCTGCCTGAAATTCCAAAGGAATTCGTTGTTATCGGTGGTGGTTACGTTGGGACTGAATTAGCTGGTGCTTACGCTAGCTTAGGGGCTCACGTCACGATCATTGAAGGAACCAAGTCGATTCTGGCTGGCTTCGATAAGGACCTGGTTTCAGTTGTCCTGAAGAAGTTGAAGAAGAAGGGCGTTGACGTCATCACGAATGCGATGGCTAAGGGCTCCAAGCAAGATGACAACGGTGTTGAAGTTACTTACGCGGTCGATGGTAAGGAATCAACGGTTAAAGCTGATTACTGCATGGTGACGGTTGGTCGTAAGCCAAACACTGACAACCTTGGTTTGGAATACACGGGCGTTAAGATGAACGACCATGGCCAAATCGAAGTTGATAACCAAGGCCGGACGGCTTCCGAGCACATCTGGGCAATTGGTGACTGTGTTCCTGGTCCTGCATTGGCACATAAGGCCTTTGCTGAAGCCAAGACGGCTGCCGGTGCCATTGCTGGTAAGAAGACGGCTAACGACTGGGTTGGCGTTCCTGCTGTTTGCTTCTCTGATCCGGAAATTACGACTGTTGGGTACTCCAAGAGCCAAGCAACGGATAAGGGAATCAAGGTCAAGACGGCACAATTCCCATTTGCTGGGAATGCACGGGCCGTTTCACTGGACGCACCAGATGGCTTTGTTCGCTTCGTCTACACGGACGACGACAACAAGAACATCGTGGGTGCTCAAGCGGTTGGCCCAGAAGTCAGCACCATGGCTGGTGAACTGTCAATTATCGTTAACGACGGCTTGAACGTTGAAGACGTAGCGTTGACCATTCACCCACACCCAACGCTGAACGAACCAATTCAAGAAACTGCCGATATTGCTTTGGGCTTCCCAACGCATATCTAA
- a CDS encoding 2-oxo acid dehydrogenase subunit E2, which yields MAYTFKLPELGEGMAEGEISSWLVKEGDEVKEDDTLVEIQNDKSVSELPSPVAGKVSQIVAQEGDTVEIGDPLIVIDDGSDTAPDLTKASDADDDAKEEAPKEEAAPAPEKPAAPAPAAAPTGVPAASDPNKLVMAMPSVRQYARDKGVDITLVAPTGNHGQVLKADIDNFNGAAAPAAAAAAPAAEGKAAAGQAIKPWKSDQPDLETREPMSAMRKIIAKSMRTSKDIAPHVTSFDEVDVTKLMANRKKYKQMAADQDIHLTFLPYIVKALVATIKKFPELNASIDDTTQEIVYKHYYNIGIATNTDDGLYVPNIKAADTKGMFEIAKEITENTQAAYDKKLSPDSMAGGSITISNVGSIGGGWFTPVINQPEVAILGVGRIEKAPIVNEDGDIVVGRMMKLSLSYDHRLIDGALAQNALNYMNKMLHDPELLLMEG from the coding sequence ATGGCTTATACGTTCAAACTCCCAGAACTGGGTGAAGGAATGGCCGAAGGCGAAATTTCTTCATGGCTAGTTAAAGAAGGAGACGAGGTTAAGGAAGACGACACGTTAGTCGAAATCCAAAACGATAAGTCTGTTTCCGAATTACCTTCTCCCGTTGCTGGGAAGGTTTCACAAATCGTCGCTCAAGAAGGCGACACGGTTGAAATTGGTGATCCACTGATCGTGATCGATGATGGTTCCGATACGGCACCTGACTTGACCAAGGCGAGTGACGCCGATGACGACGCAAAGGAAGAAGCACCTAAGGAAGAAGCTGCGCCAGCTCCTGAAAAGCCAGCTGCACCAGCTCCTGCCGCAGCCCCAACTGGGGTACCAGCTGCTTCTGATCCAAATAAGTTGGTTATGGCAATGCCTTCCGTCCGTCAATACGCACGGGACAAGGGCGTTGACATTACCTTGGTTGCCCCAACCGGGAACCACGGCCAAGTCTTGAAGGCTGACATTGATAACTTCAATGGTGCCGCTGCACCGGCTGCTGCCGCTGCTGCGCCAGCTGCTGAAGGCAAAGCCGCTGCTGGCCAAGCTATCAAGCCTTGGAAGTCCGATCAACCAGATTTGGAGACGCGTGAACCAATGTCTGCAATGCGGAAGATTATTGCCAAGAGCATGCGGACTTCTAAAGACATTGCCCCACACGTTACCTCATTTGATGAAGTTGACGTGACGAAGTTGATGGCTAACCGGAAGAAGTACAAGCAAATGGCTGCTGACCAAGACATTCACTTGACCTTCTTGCCTTACATCGTGAAGGCATTGGTTGCCACGATCAAGAAGTTCCCAGAACTGAACGCCTCGATTGATGACACTACCCAAGAAATTGTTTACAAACACTACTACAACATCGGGATTGCAACCAACACGGATGATGGTCTTTACGTACCAAACATCAAGGCTGCTGATACCAAGGGTATGTTTGAAATCGCTAAGGAAATCACGGAAAACACTCAAGCTGCTTACGACAAGAAGTTGAGTCCAGATTCCATGGCCGGTGGTTCTATCACCATTTCCAACGTTGGTTCTATTGGTGGCGGCTGGTTCACGCCAGTTATCAACCAACCAGAAGTTGCAATCTTAGGGGTTGGCCGAATTGAAAAGGCGCCAATCGTTAACGAAGATGGCGACATCGTAGTTGGTCGGATGATGAAGTTGTCCTTGAGTTACGACCACCGTCTGATCGATGGGGCGTTAGCTCAGAACGCTTTGAACTACATGAACAAGATGTTACACGATCCAGAATTGTTGTTAATGGAAGGGTAG